In the genome of Saccharomonospora viridis DSM 43017, one region contains:
- a CDS encoding FecCD family ABC transporter permease: protein MERVRYDNRDGRECVVSAVVWRGGDRSVRIERRTLVVAATLIVAMAGLALLGLCFGAVWSTPAEVFAALAGSGDSALVIREWRLPRVLAGMVFGAALGVAGAIFQNLTRNPMGSPDVIGLDAGAYTGALFALVVLSGTAAQLAASSVVGGLVVAVVIYLLSSVGGLSGLRLVVIGIAVNAMVTALNSWIVLRAELEVAIAAVGWSSGSLNGVGWEDLTVPFTVIAVLLALLATQAQSIHQAALGDAVAVTTGVRLERLRLLMVLVGVGCTATVTAVAGPIAFIALAAPQIGRRLAKAPGIPLVPAALTGAVLLQAADLIAQMLLAPVSLPVGVVSTAIGGCYLIWLLTQEVKRA from the coding sequence ATGGAGCGGGTTCGCTATGACAACCGTGATGGCCGGGAGTGTGTGGTGAGCGCCGTCGTATGGCGTGGTGGGGACAGGTCCGTCCGGATTGAACGCCGAACCCTCGTGGTGGCCGCGACGCTGATCGTGGCGATGGCCGGTTTGGCCCTGCTCGGATTGTGTTTCGGCGCGGTATGGTCCACTCCGGCGGAGGTGTTCGCCGCGCTGGCCGGCTCGGGCGACTCGGCGTTGGTGATCCGGGAATGGCGATTGCCGCGGGTGCTGGCCGGAATGGTCTTCGGCGCGGCACTGGGGGTGGCCGGGGCCATCTTCCAGAACCTCACCCGCAACCCCATGGGCAGTCCCGACGTCATCGGCCTGGACGCGGGTGCCTACACCGGTGCCTTGTTCGCGCTGGTCGTGCTGTCGGGGACGGCGGCCCAGCTGGCGGCGAGTTCGGTCGTGGGCGGCTTGGTGGTGGCGGTGGTCATCTACCTGTTGTCCAGTGTGGGCGGACTGTCCGGGCTGCGGCTCGTCGTGATCGGCATCGCGGTGAACGCGATGGTGACCGCGTTGAACTCGTGGATCGTGCTCCGGGCGGAACTGGAGGTCGCGATCGCCGCCGTGGGATGGAGTTCGGGGTCGCTAAACGGGGTCGGTTGGGAGGACCTGACGGTTCCGTTCACGGTCATCGCCGTCCTGCTGGCGCTGCTGGCGACTCAGGCGCAGTCCATTCACCAGGCCGCGTTGGGTGATGCCGTCGCGGTGACCACCGGGGTGCGGCTGGAACGGTTGCGGTTGCTGATGGTGCTGGTGGGGGTCGGTTGCACGGCCACCGTGACGGCCGTGGCCGGACCGATCGCGTTCATCGCCTTGGCGGCGCCGCAGATCGGACGTCGATTGGCGAAGGCGCCGGGGATCCCCCTCGTTCCGGCCGCGTTGACCGGAGCGGTGCTGTTGCAGGCGGCGGATCTGATCGCCCAGATGTTGCTGGCCCCCGTCTCACTTCCGGTGGGGGTGGTGAGTACCGCCATCGGTGGGTGCTATCTCATCTGGCTGCTGACTCAGGAGGTGAAGCGAGCGTGA
- a CDS encoding ABC transporter substrate-binding protein yields the protein MFSYRPFRSSRLVKGLIAAMACALVATSAACASSDDEASAQGETRVFQADNGEVTIPADPQRVVATGYAVPALIEAGAPLVGISSWQRGEPMMDPEDLATYEELPKVAGELAAETNYEAIANVRPDLIVIGVPAPVLKDIDMDRLEQIAPVVAIGPTVPSAWRELSYRQADAAGALDGFNETKKRYEKKAAELKEKYQDVLPGLKLAHVGAYGEVGKGNFQREFNGSWGTNVANDIGADYYGEVKEKGGGSRDVSEYPSLEELPTLFAEADAITYTVNADGSVPESVEYVLNSDLWKNLPAVKAGQTYPVRYTEAATYGQALKALEALDESFAPLLEQ from the coding sequence ATGTTCTCCTACAGACCATTTCGCTCATCCCGCTTGGTGAAGGGCTTGATCGCGGCGATGGCGTGCGCGCTCGTCGCGACGAGCGCCGCGTGTGCGTCGAGTGACGACGAGGCGTCGGCGCAGGGCGAGACCCGGGTATTCCAAGCCGACAACGGTGAGGTCACCATCCCCGCCGATCCCCAGCGGGTGGTCGCCACCGGTTACGCCGTCCCCGCCCTCATCGAGGCGGGTGCCCCGCTGGTCGGGATCTCGAGCTGGCAGCGGGGTGAGCCGATGATGGACCCCGAGGATCTGGCCACCTACGAGGAACTGCCGAAGGTCGCCGGTGAACTGGCGGCCGAGACCAATTACGAGGCCATCGCCAACGTGCGACCCGATCTGATCGTCATCGGGGTGCCGGCGCCGGTTTTGAAGGACATCGACATGGACCGGCTCGAACAGATCGCACCGGTGGTCGCGATCGGACCGACGGTCCCGTCGGCATGGCGGGAGTTGTCCTACAGGCAGGCCGATGCGGCCGGTGCGCTCGACGGCTTCAACGAGACCAAGAAGCGGTACGAAAAGAAGGCCGCCGAGCTCAAGGAGAAGTACCAGGACGTCCTGCCGGGGCTCAAACTCGCCCACGTCGGCGCGTACGGTGAGGTCGGCAAGGGCAACTTCCAGCGTGAGTTCAACGGTTCCTGGGGCACCAACGTCGCCAACGACATCGGCGCGGACTACTACGGCGAGGTCAAGGAGAAGGGCGGCGGCTCCCGGGATGTGAGCGAATACCCCTCCCTTGAGGAGTTGCCGACCCTGTTCGCCGAGGCCGACGCCATCACCTACACGGTGAACGCCGACGGGTCCGTTCCGGAGTCCGTCGAGTACGTGCTCAACAGCGACCTGTGGAAGAACCTCCCGGCGGTCAAGGCGGGCCAGACCTATCCTGTCCGGTACACGGAAGCCGCGACCTACGGCCAGGCCTTGAAGGCCCTCGAGGCGCTCGACGAGAGCTTCGCGCCGCTGTTGGAACAGTGA
- a CDS encoding FecCD family ABC transporter permease — translation MTITHRRPATGTAAATRAAVLVAGLIVLCAVAVVSIGVGAHPIAPAEVLRALVDFQGTNDDHLIVRGIRLPRALLGVGVGAALAVAGALIQTLSRNPLAEPGILGVTAGAGFALTVGSGLGLAASAAGELGVAVVGAVLATVLVYAVGRDSPLRLVLAGVALSAVLTGIALGMRLMLPDVFDQYRYWSVGSLAGREQAPLTVPLVAIGLALVGALLVSYALNVVALGDNVAHTLGANVARVRTVTLVLITVLAGAATAIAGPILFVGLIVPHLLRRMVTGSVPWLVAYSMVAGPILLLASDTIARVLLPTGEVPVAIVTAFLGGPMLIWVVRRYGAGSL, via the coding sequence GTGACGATCACACATCGGAGACCCGCGACCGGAACAGCGGCCGCCACCCGTGCCGCGGTGCTGGTCGCGGGACTGATCGTGCTGTGCGCGGTGGCCGTGGTGAGCATCGGCGTCGGTGCTCACCCGATCGCACCCGCGGAGGTGTTGCGTGCCCTGGTGGACTTCCAGGGGACCAACGATGACCATCTGATCGTCCGGGGGATCCGGCTTCCTCGCGCACTGCTCGGGGTGGGGGTCGGTGCCGCGTTGGCGGTCGCGGGGGCGCTGATCCAAACCCTGTCGCGGAATCCGCTCGCCGAGCCGGGGATCCTGGGCGTCACCGCGGGGGCCGGTTTCGCGTTGACCGTGGGCTCGGGACTGGGCCTGGCCGCCTCGGCGGCGGGGGAACTCGGTGTCGCCGTGGTCGGTGCGGTGTTGGCGACCGTGCTCGTGTACGCGGTGGGACGGGACTCCCCGCTGCGGCTGGTGTTGGCCGGGGTCGCGTTGAGCGCGGTGCTGACCGGGATCGCGCTGGGGATGCGACTGATGCTGCCGGACGTCTTCGACCAGTACCGGTATTGGTCGGTCGGTTCCCTGGCCGGCCGGGAGCAAGCCCCCCTGACGGTGCCGCTGGTGGCGATCGGACTCGCCCTGGTCGGGGCTTTGTTGGTGAGCTACGCGCTCAACGTGGTCGCGCTCGGGGACAACGTGGCGCACACGCTGGGCGCGAACGTGGCCCGGGTCCGCACCGTCACCCTGGTGCTGATCACCGTGCTGGCCGGGGCGGCGACGGCGATCGCCGGTCCGATCCTGTTCGTGGGGCTGATCGTGCCGCACCTGTTGCGCCGCATGGTCACCGGATCGGTGCCCTGGCTTGTGGCCTACTCGATGGTCGCCGGTCCCATCCTGTTGTTGGCGTCGGACACGATCGCCCGTGTCCTGCTGCCGACCGGTGAGGTGCCGGTCGCGATCGTGACGGCGTTCCTCGGTGGCCCCATGCTGATCTGGGTGGTCCGGCGGTATGGAGCGGGTTCGCTATGA
- a CDS encoding siderophore-interacting protein has translation MTRVDHRHRHLARIAEVKAGTSSEKVPYPIHIRKAEVVRTRRLSSALMRVTLGGPDLAGFEAHSPDEHVKLIFPDPDGTLRLPEPNGNMLRWPRPSPTTREYTVRHYDPIANEIDLDFVLHDGGLASEWARTVEAGEIMYVAGPPGGLIVPDNYDRYLLAGDITALPAIARWLETLPRTAAGWALIEVADSSEEIPLSVPEDVEVRWLHRGDCPPGTSDVLERAVRSLSWPQDERVFVWLAGEAGVLKPLRRWVRDELRLDRCDYDITGYWKRGVADFDDHEHAHDRH, from the coding sequence ATGACTCGCGTGGACCACAGGCACCGGCACCTGGCCCGCATCGCGGAGGTCAAGGCGGGGACGAGTTCCGAGAAGGTGCCCTACCCGATCCACATCCGCAAGGCGGAGGTGGTCCGTACCCGCAGGCTCAGCTCCGCGCTGATGCGGGTGACCCTGGGTGGCCCGGACCTCGCCGGGTTCGAGGCCCACAGCCCCGATGAACACGTCAAGCTGATCTTCCCCGATCCGGACGGGACTCTGCGGCTGCCCGAACCGAACGGGAACATGCTGCGGTGGCCTCGCCCCTCCCCGACGACACGCGAGTACACCGTCCGCCACTACGACCCGATCGCCAACGAGATCGATCTCGATTTCGTTCTCCACGACGGTGGACTGGCCTCGGAATGGGCGCGGACCGTCGAGGCCGGGGAGATCATGTACGTGGCGGGGCCACCCGGTGGTCTCATCGTGCCCGACAACTACGACCGGTACCTACTCGCGGGGGACATCACCGCGCTTCCCGCGATCGCGCGGTGGCTTGAGACCTTGCCCCGAACGGCGGCCGGTTGGGCTCTCATCGAGGTGGCCGATTCCTCCGAGGAGATCCCGTTGTCCGTGCCGGAGGACGTCGAGGTGCGATGGTTGCACCGTGGCGACTGTCCACCGGGGACGAGCGATGTCCTCGAACGTGCGGTGCGATCGCTGTCCTGGCCGCAGGATGAGCGGGTATTCGTCTGGCTCGCCGGTGAGGCGGGGGTCCTCAAACCGTTGCGCCGGTGGGTTCGGGACGAGTTGCGGCTCGACAGGTGCGACTACGACATCACGGGGTACTGGAAGCGTGGGGTCGCGGATTTCGACGACCACGAGCACGCCCACGACAGGCACTGA
- a CDS encoding ABC transporter ATP-binding protein, giving the protein MTARLRAQKITLRYGERVVSTRLSLDIPDGAFTAIVGPNACGKSTLLRAFVRLLQPAAGSVTFDGKDVHTYSSKALARSLAFLPQEPVAPEGIRVRQLVGRGRFPHQSLLSMWSEEDEQAVTEAMEIAGITELADRPVQELSGGQRQRAWVAMVLAQRTPYLLLDEPTSFLDITHQYRLLSLFARLRDEGRTVIAVLHDINQACRFADHLVAVKEGRIVAEGAAEDIVDAALLKEVFDLPSVVVPDPVTGTPMVVPTM; this is encoded by the coding sequence GTGACCGCACGCTTGCGCGCACAGAAGATCACGTTGCGCTACGGCGAACGTGTGGTGTCGACACGGCTGAGTTTGGACATCCCGGACGGCGCCTTCACCGCCATCGTGGGTCCGAACGCCTGTGGGAAGTCGACGTTGTTGCGTGCGTTCGTCCGCTTGCTGCAGCCTGCGGCCGGTTCCGTGACGTTCGACGGCAAGGACGTGCACACGTACTCGTCGAAGGCCTTGGCCCGGTCGTTGGCGTTCCTGCCGCAGGAACCGGTGGCCCCCGAGGGCATCCGGGTCCGGCAGCTTGTGGGCCGAGGTCGTTTCCCGCATCAGTCGCTGTTGTCGATGTGGTCGGAGGAGGACGAGCAGGCGGTCACCGAGGCGATGGAGATCGCGGGCATCACCGAGCTGGCGGATCGCCCGGTGCAGGAGCTGTCCGGCGGACAGCGGCAACGGGCGTGGGTGGCCATGGTGTTGGCCCAGCGGACGCCGTATCTGCTTCTGGACGAACCGACTTCCTTTCTGGACATCACGCACCAGTACCGGTTGCTCTCGTTGTTCGCCCGGTTGCGGGACGAGGGGCGCACCGTCATCGCGGTGCTGCACGACATCAATCAGGCCTGCCGATTCGCCGATCACCTGGTCGCGGTGAAGGAGGGGCGGATCGTCGCGGAAGGGGCGGCGGAGGACATCGTCGACGCCGCGTTGCTCAAGGAAGTGTTCGATCTGCCGAGTGTCGTCGTGCCCGATCCGGTGACCGGGACCCCCATGGTCGTTCCGACGATGTGA
- a CDS encoding phosphopantetheine-binding protein yields MSNPESVLTPERIRADVAELVGCDPAEIAPDANLFDLGVDSVRMMMLVERWRAAGATQVEFPDLAERAELAHWIAVLTGTDETTTSGTNTEGESA; encoded by the coding sequence ATGAGCAACCCCGAGTCCGTGTTGACCCCCGAGCGAATCCGCGCGGACGTCGCGGAACTGGTGGGATGCGACCCGGCGGAGATCGCACCGGACGCCAACCTCTTCGACCTCGGGGTCGACTCGGTCCGCATGATGATGTTGGTCGAGCGGTGGCGTGCCGCAGGGGCGACCCAGGTGGAGTTCCCCGACCTGGCCGAGCGGGCGGAGCTCGCTCATTGGATCGCCGTGCTCACGGGGACGGACGAGACCACGACGTCGGGGACGAACACCGAGGGGGAGAGCGCATGA
- a CDS encoding isochorismatase family protein: protein MSLPRIQPYPLPTAAERPAGRVAWRLDPNRAALLVHDMQRYFLAPYAGEPIPEVVDNIATLATAFRDHGAPVFYTAQPGHQPPAERGLLTEFWGDGIGAVIDTDPQAADIIPELAPEPADTVLVKWRYSAFQRSAFAEQLAELGRDQLVITGVYAHIGCQTTAVEAFMRDIRPFLVSDAVADFSREHHDQACAYVAQRCGVVTTTADAVSTLSAPIHTGVM, encoded by the coding sequence ATGTCCTTGCCCAGGATCCAGCCCTACCCGCTGCCCACGGCCGCAGAGCGTCCGGCCGGACGGGTGGCGTGGCGGCTCGACCCGAATCGGGCCGCACTGCTCGTCCACGACATGCAGCGTTACTTCCTCGCCCCGTACGCGGGGGAGCCGATCCCCGAGGTGGTCGACAACATCGCCACGTTGGCCACGGCTTTCCGGGACCACGGGGCCCCGGTGTTCTACACGGCCCAGCCCGGTCACCAGCCACCCGCCGAGCGTGGGCTGTTGACCGAGTTCTGGGGAGACGGCATCGGTGCGGTCATCGACACCGATCCCCAGGCCGCCGACATCATCCCGGAACTGGCCCCCGAACCGGCCGACACGGTGCTGGTCAAATGGCGTTACAGCGCGTTCCAGCGCAGCGCGTTCGCCGAGCAACTCGCCGAACTGGGGCGCGACCAACTCGTGATCACCGGGGTGTACGCCCACATCGGCTGCCAGACGACCGCGGTGGAGGCCTTCATGCGGGACATCCGGCCGTTTCTGGTGTCCGACGCGGTCGCCGACTTCTCCCGCGAGCACCACGACCAGGCGTGTGCGTATGTGGCGCAGCGCTGCGGAGTCGTCACCACCACGGCCGACGCGGTGTCCACGCTGTCGGCGCCGATCCACACAGGAGTGATGTGA